The Lewinellaceae bacterium genome includes a region encoding these proteins:
- a CDS encoding TIGR01777 family protein — MQKNVLIAGGSGLVGKRLSELLSQKGYSVNWLSRTKNSAAKYPAYEWDLEKGFIEDEAIQKADYVINLSGASIADKPWTAKRKQEIIASRTESIRLLNRYFKKIKFPEVYCSATAVGYYGNAGNQLVDETTPPGQEGFLPESCILWEEAFHEVKEPGLRTVALRLGIVLSDKGGALEKLAMPFKFFMGNWLGSGDQWYSWIHIDDLCRMFIHALENDNIQGIYNAVAPNPVTNKALTYTLKKVIGKPAIMMPVPEFALRIGMGEMADMVLDSAKISSKKIEKTGFDFLYPDLEQALQDLIT; from the coding sequence ATGCAAAAAAATGTACTGATCGCCGGGGGAAGCGGCCTGGTGGGAAAAAGACTGAGTGAACTATTGAGCCAAAAAGGTTACTCGGTCAACTGGCTCAGCAGAACCAAAAACAGCGCAGCAAAATATCCGGCCTACGAATGGGATCTGGAAAAAGGTTTCATAGAGGACGAAGCTATCCAAAAGGCCGATTATGTGATCAACCTTTCGGGAGCGTCCATTGCCGACAAACCCTGGACCGCAAAAAGAAAACAGGAAATCATTGCCAGCCGTACCGAAAGCATACGCCTTTTAAACCGTTATTTTAAAAAAATAAAATTCCCTGAAGTTTACTGTTCGGCTACGGCAGTAGGTTATTACGGGAATGCCGGCAACCAGCTGGTCGATGAAACCACTCCCCCTGGTCAAGAAGGTTTTCTCCCGGAAAGCTGTATCCTTTGGGAAGAAGCTTTTCACGAGGTGAAAGAACCCGGGTTACGTACCGTTGCTCTCAGGTTAGGAATAGTGCTCTCGGACAAAGGCGGGGCATTGGAAAAACTGGCCATGCCGTTTAAATTTTTCATGGGCAACTGGCTCGGCAGCGGCGACCAGTGGTATTCCTGGATCCATATCGACGACCTCTGCCGAATGTTCATCCATGCCCTCGAAAATGACAACATTCAGGGTATTTATAATGCGGTAGCCCCAAATCCGGTAACCAACAAAGCCCTGACCTACACCTTGAAAAAAGTGATCGGCAAGCCGGCCATAATGATGCCCGTTCCGGAATTTGCCCTGCGTATCGGCATGGGCGAAATGGCCGACATGGTACTTGATAGCGCCAAAATTTCTTCCAAAAAGATAGAAAAAACAGGTTTTGATTTTTTGTACCCCGATTTGGAGCAGGCCCTGCAAGATTTGATCACCTGA
- the recR gene encoding recombination protein RecR — protein sequence MNFSSKLIEEAVEAFASLPGIGKKTALRLVLHLIKQDAEKSEEFANAIVNMRKHIKTCQQCHNISDDDICSICSNSRRDRSVICVVENIRDLMAIEDTGQFRGLYHVLGGIISPIEGVSPSDLTIDGLLSRVDKGEVKEIIMAISPTIEGDTTIFYITKQLKNKGVKVSTIARGVSFGGELEYADELTLGRSILTRTPYQTD from the coding sequence ATGAATTTTTCGTCAAAATTAATAGAGGAGGCGGTAGAAGCTTTTGCCAGCCTTCCCGGAATAGGAAAAAAAACAGCATTGCGCCTGGTGCTCCATCTCATCAAACAGGATGCAGAGAAAAGTGAGGAATTTGCCAACGCCATTGTCAATATGCGCAAGCATATCAAAACCTGCCAGCAGTGCCATAATATTTCCGATGATGACATTTGTAGTATTTGCAGCAATTCACGCCGCGACCGATCCGTCATTTGTGTGGTGGAAAATATTCGCGACCTGATGGCGATAGAAGATACCGGACAATTTCGCGGATTGTATCACGTACTTGGCGGCATCATCTCCCCCATTGAAGGCGTAAGCCCTTCCGACCTGACGATTGATGGCCTTTTATCGAGGGTGGACAAAGGCGAAGTCAAAGAGATCATCATGGCCATCAGTCCTACCATTGAAGGAGATACCACCATTTTTTACATCACCAAACAACTGAAAAACAAAGGGGTAAAAGTCAGCACCATCGCCCGGGGTGTTTCCTTTGGCGGAGAACTGGAATATGCCGATGAGCTCACCCTGGGGCGCTCCATTTTGACCCGGACGCCTTATCAGACAGACTAG
- a CDS encoding MFS transporter, which yields MNTNVTKLPAIELNNRRTINGWAFFDWANSAFALVITVAIFPTYFTEVTAAEVKFLGFEMSNNALYAYSISAAYILIAILSPILSGIADYGGKKMVFMRFFTIIGSLACISLFWFRDTSQVYIGVLGFVLGMVGFAGGQVFYNSYLPQIASEDQYDRVSARGFTFGYVGSVILLIVNLLMIQKPEWFGIHNTGTTAVRISFIMVGLWWIGFAIIPFSRLPRDKKNKNKGLITRGFRELVKVWKFIQQQRQIKIFLAAFFCYNAGVQTVLYLASLFAKQELHFETSELIIVVLILQIVAIGGAYIFAKLSDAKGNKFSIMVMLVIWIVICFLAYIVSGKLDFYALAAGVGIVMGGIQSLSRSTYAKLLPEDLKDTASFFSFYEVVDKISIILGTFSFGLITNITGNMRMSVLVLGVYFLLGLVILRYVKIEHATGLVEEVEV from the coding sequence ATGAACACCAACGTAACAAAACTTCCCGCGATAGAACTCAATAACCGTCGTACTATCAACGGATGGGCTTTTTTCGACTGGGCGAATTCTGCTTTTGCACTTGTCATCACAGTAGCTATTTTTCCCACTTATTTCACGGAAGTGACGGCCGCGGAGGTCAAGTTTTTAGGATTTGAAATGTCCAATAATGCCCTTTATGCTTATTCCATTTCTGCGGCTTATATCCTGATTGCCATTTTGTCCCCGATTTTGTCCGGCATTGCCGATTATGGAGGCAAGAAGATGGTATTCATGCGATTTTTTACCATTATTGGTTCTTTGGCCTGCATTTCCCTGTTTTGGTTCCGGGATACTTCACAAGTGTATATCGGGGTGTTGGGTTTTGTATTAGGGATGGTCGGTTTTGCCGGGGGACAGGTTTTTTACAATTCCTATCTGCCGCAGATCGCCTCGGAAGACCAGTACGACAGGGTGAGTGCAAGAGGGTTTACTTTCGGTTATGTTGGAAGTGTTATCTTGTTGATTGTGAATTTGCTCATGATTCAAAAACCGGAATGGTTCGGCATACACAATACCGGCACCACCGCGGTTCGAATATCTTTTATTATGGTAGGGTTGTGGTGGATAGGTTTTGCAATCATCCCTTTCAGCCGATTGCCCAGGGATAAAAAAAATAAGAATAAAGGCCTCATCACCCGTGGATTTCGAGAGTTGGTAAAAGTGTGGAAATTTATCCAGCAACAGCGGCAGATCAAGATTTTCCTGGCGGCTTTTTTCTGTTACAATGCAGGAGTGCAGACGGTGCTTTACCTGGCATCCCTTTTTGCCAAGCAGGAATTACATTTTGAAACCAGTGAATTGATCATTGTGGTGTTGATATTACAGATCGTGGCTATTGGCGGGGCCTATATTTTTGCAAAGTTGTCGGATGCCAAAGGCAACAAGTTTTCCATTATGGTGATGCTTGTCATCTGGATCGTCATTTGTTTCCTGGCTTATATCGTTTCAGGAAAACTCGATTTTTATGCCCTGGCCGCCGGGGTGGGCATTGTGATGGGAGGGATTCAGTCGCTTTCGAGATCTACCTATGCAAAATTACTTCCCGAAGATTTGAAAGATACGGCTTCCTTTTTCAGCTTCTATGAGGTGGTGGATAAAATTTCCATCATTTTAGGCACCTTTAGTTTCGGTTTGATCACCAATATAACCGGCAATATGCGGATGAGTGTATTGGTGTTGGGAGTGTATTTTTTGTTGGGACTGGTCATTCTCAGGTATGTTAAAATTGAGCATGCTACAGGCCTTGTGGAAGAGGTGGAAGTGTAG
- a CDS encoding proteinase inhibitor I4 serpin, whose product MENCNRKNAQNNEVELDANCLLKPEPGPCKAAFKMYYFDQEEKTCKSFIWGGCNGVVPFKTLEECQEKCNCK is encoded by the coding sequence ATGGAAAATTGCAACCGCAAAAATGCACAAAACAACGAAGTGGAGCTCGATGCCAATTGCCTGCTAAAGCCAGAGCCGGGTCCATGCAAGGCAGCCTTCAAAATGTACTATTTCGACCAGGAAGAAAAAACCTGCAAATCCTTTATTTGGGGAGGTTGCAATGGGGTGGTGCCTTTTAAAACGCTGGAGGAGTGCCAGGAGAAGTGTAATTGCAAGTAA
- a CDS encoding T9SS type A sorting domain-containing protein, with protein MKNVINTFWAFFLAFALSHGLSAQNPVAKSEVQVTKARFLGKSTPLRDLMSAPGTSLEKLKQSKQNNPHVVPNFIGRTGEYEPNHNALPIGEDPVRQFEAARNVEGVPVEPKVIIEGMNQSNSGATPPDPCGDIGANYYVQMVNATLFRVFDKEGNAVGGPTSVNSLWQQFGASSGGDPIILYDQAADRWLLTEFAPPFGQNKLLIAVSETGDPLGSWMAYEFTTPSFPDYPKYGIWNNCYYLTTNENQTPIYFFNREAMINGDENVDMQRITIPNGSGPGFYVPTPVDWDGQTPPNADSPPMVLRILDDSWNGVNQDAIQMWTFDIDWEVPNNSGANGPFNIPTAAFDSYPCSMETGGFACVPQPAGGGIDAIPQVLMHRMPYRNFGTHESIVLNFLVDAAPGSNIAGIRWIELRKMPGENWSVYQEGTYAPNDGDHRFLGGIAMDALGNIGLAFSVSGEDTYPSLRFTGRRVVDPLGEMTVEEFEFAHGLSHSQTDRFGDYASMSVDPVNERTFWYTGEYMRNGSNWGTKIVGFELQRDSIDIGVVALNTPQSSENLTATEVVEIEVKNYGLDTQSVFHVGYIIDDEPAVVDTVNFLLAPDSTYVHTFTQTVDMNEIRPYQLRLFTDLDDDQALYNDTLRMSVAKLPRFDAGIGNITGLEEAICSETAEVILKLYNYGVDTMTNVIIFIDLNGTVVDTIHWAGSLESGEWANVPVVFGPLVNGSNLVSAYTQSPNGETDQTLENDLFSRTFLAIADGVTLYFKIRPDNHPEEVSWKLTDLDGNIVYEGGDYTNGLFLYKEEWCLDPDACYIFTIYDSYGDGVNVPYGNFVIEDAEGHELASLMNTNFGFQEMHEFCATFECTLEATVSLTPATGETHTDGTIIVNATNGGDDLEYSIDGGSTFQNNPLFANLLPGIYQVMVQDADDCQVALENVVIDIMVATDWLADGHKIELFPNPTNGVFKMNIDGLNGMDRLDFTVRDALGRIIQHNYLVRYNETMTGEFSILSQPSGIYFLVFNDPQIHKIIKVVKK; from the coding sequence ATGAAAAATGTTATCAACACCTTTTGGGCATTTTTCCTGGCCTTTGCATTGAGCCATGGATTGAGTGCGCAAAACCCAGTTGCCAAATCAGAGGTACAGGTTACCAAAGCCCGTTTTCTTGGTAAATCCACTCCTTTGCGGGACCTGATGAGCGCCCCCGGAACTTCCCTGGAAAAATTAAAACAATCAAAACAGAACAATCCTCATGTCGTTCCTAATTTTATCGGCAGGACCGGGGAATATGAACCCAATCACAATGCCTTGCCCATTGGAGAGGATCCTGTACGTCAATTCGAGGCAGCCAGAAATGTGGAAGGTGTACCCGTGGAACCTAAGGTGATCATTGAAGGAATGAATCAGTCCAATAGCGGTGCGACGCCCCCTGATCCTTGTGGGGATATCGGAGCCAATTATTACGTTCAGATGGTCAATGCTACTTTATTCAGGGTTTTTGATAAGGAGGGAAATGCCGTTGGAGGGCCCACCTCGGTCAATAGCCTTTGGCAGCAATTCGGCGCTTCATCGGGCGGCGACCCCATCATTTTGTACGACCAGGCGGCTGATCGTTGGTTGCTGACGGAGTTTGCGCCTCCTTTCGGACAAAATAAACTGCTGATCGCGGTTTCTGAGACCGGAGACCCTCTGGGAAGCTGGATGGCCTATGAATTTACCACGCCAAGTTTTCCGGACTACCCCAAATATGGCATCTGGAACAATTGTTATTACCTGACCACAAACGAAAATCAGACGCCCATCTATTTTTTCAACAGGGAAGCCATGATCAACGGAGACGAGAACGTGGATATGCAGCGCATTACCATACCCAATGGCAGCGGCCCGGGCTTTTATGTCCCGACTCCCGTTGATTGGGACGGACAAACACCGCCAAACGCCGACAGCCCGCCGATGGTATTGCGCATATTGGATGATTCCTGGAATGGAGTCAACCAGGATGCCATCCAAATGTGGACCTTTGACATCGACTGGGAAGTGCCCAATAATTCCGGGGCCAACGGACCTTTTAACATTCCTACCGCTGCTTTCGACAGTTACCCCTGCTCCATGGAAACAGGAGGTTTTGCCTGCGTGCCCCAACCTGCAGGCGGGGGCATCGATGCCATTCCGCAGGTATTGATGCATAGAATGCCTTACCGCAATTTCGGTACACATGAATCCATCGTTTTGAATTTCCTGGTGGACGCCGCCCCGGGCAGCAACATTGCCGGGATACGCTGGATAGAATTGAGAAAGATGCCGGGAGAAAACTGGTCGGTTTACCAGGAGGGTACTTACGCCCCGAATGACGGCGACCATCGGTTTTTAGGAGGCATCGCCATGGATGCCCTGGGAAATATAGGACTGGCTTTTTCGGTTTCCGGGGAGGACACTTATCCTTCCCTCAGGTTTACCGGGCGCAGGGTGGTGGATCCTCTTGGAGAAATGACCGTAGAAGAATTCGAATTTGCCCACGGCCTCAGCCATTCTCAAACGGATCGTTTTGGAGATTACGCCTCCATGTCGGTGGACCCTGTCAATGAAAGAACCTTTTGGTACACAGGAGAATACATGAGAAACGGCAGTAATTGGGGAACCAAGATCGTAGGTTTCGAACTTCAGCGGGATAGCATCGATATTGGGGTGGTGGCGTTGAATACACCTCAGTCGTCAGAGAACCTGACCGCCACGGAAGTGGTGGAAATTGAAGTGAAAAATTATGGCCTGGACACCCAAAGTGTTTTCCATGTGGGGTACATCATCGATGATGAACCTGCTGTGGTGGATACCGTGAATTTTCTCCTCGCCCCTGACAGTACTTATGTTCATACCTTTACCCAAACTGTGGATATGAATGAAATCCGCCCGTATCAATTGAGGCTTTTTACCGATTTAGACGATGACCAGGCGCTTTATAATGATACGTTGAGGATGAGCGTTGCCAAGCTGCCCCGTTTTGATGCGGGAATTGGCAACATTACCGGTTTGGAAGAGGCCATTTGTTCCGAGACTGCTGAGGTGATCCTGAAACTCTATAATTATGGAGTGGATACGATGACTAATGTAATCATTTTTATAGACCTTAATGGAACCGTTGTGGATACGATCCACTGGGCGGGTAGCCTCGAATCGGGTGAATGGGCTAATGTGCCCGTCGTTTTTGGCCCGTTGGTTAATGGCTCCAATTTGGTAAGTGCTTATACCCAAAGCCCTAATGGTGAAACTGATCAGACCCTGGAAAACGATTTGTTTTCAAGAACTTTTTTGGCTATTGCTGATGGAGTGACCCTTTATTTTAAAATCAGGCCGGACAACCATCCCGAAGAGGTCAGCTGGAAATTGACGGACCTTGACGGCAATATCGTTTACGAAGGAGGAGATTATACCAATGGTCTTTTCCTGTATAAAGAGGAATGGTGCCTCGATCCGGATGCCTGTTATATCTTTACCATTTATGATAGTTATGGAGATGGGGTGAACGTGCCGTACGGAAATTTTGTCATTGAAGATGCCGAAGGACACGAGTTGGCTTCCCTGATGAATACCAATTTCGGATTCCAGGAAATGCATGAATTTTGTGCCACTTTTGAATGTACCCTTGAGGCAACCGTCAGCCTGACACCCGCTACAGGAGAAACCCATACCGACGGTACGATAATCGTCAATGCGACAAATGGTGGAGACGATCTCGAATACAGCATCGACGGAGGCAGTACTTTCCAAAACAATCCTTTGTTTGCAAATTTGCTGCCCGGAATTTACCAGGTGATGGTTCAGGATGCAGATGATTGCCAGGTGGCCCTTGAAAATGTGGTGATTGATATTATGGTAGCGACGGATTGGCTGGCAGACGGACATAAAATAGAATTGTTCCCGAATCCGACAAATGGGGTGTTCAAAATGAACATAGACGGTTTAAACGGAATGGACCGGCTTGATTTTACTGTAAGAGATGCCTTAGGACGGATCATTCAGCACAATTACCTCGTTCGATACAACGAAACCATGACTGGAGAATTTTCGATTTTATCACAACCTTCAGGAATATACTTCCTAGTATTTAATGATCCTCAGATCCATAAAATAATAAAAGTGGTGAAGAAATAA
- a CDS encoding OmpA family protein, translating to MKVLKEIQKEKKLTHLKMTANRLLLTLGLILMIFTAKSQGTLPVKALAQSPSFEIGGRFGYDLPLFNTPYNELKYKGGRNISAVADYHFPSNLGIRLEYANILTRPFIRIPDSVYYAKIAAAVLKKDLPVRRHFIGIGPSYLYRPGGAKFGVLIAPMAGYSWISGGDAYAESHGPESSTLPDVQLINTGFKSSNPAAKVDIEFSYAITDNLSLDLGFYYIRHFGVRFDPAMDITPPGGNPGVIHGENIYDHTVNPYTLTDESPWVIRQDVEKPCCMDLASAGVNMGLKYKLHAPKPPACNICGCPNDSHKVVVTVRDDLSKKVIPNADVAIKDINGLIIATGTTNAFGVVDFGQVPHDNYVVTGIVYDIETTTASIFDEEFLPDAVIRKEVLYTDLRFILKGRTVNKSTRAPEPNVVASLTNRGTGEVKQDNSDGLGQFAFRLEKNSSYEVVGIKENRLSDIEQVSTLGLSRSTTLFVDLELGVDNFDCGTGTVLDIKYCNDCDNLNTQAKIELDRLVRYMKDHQIGRVELASHTSSVGDWDYNMGLSRRRAENAVAYIVSRGIPRDRIIAKGYGESQLKNRCADGIDCTEEEHRINRRTEAKLLCN from the coding sequence ATGAAAGTTTTAAAAGAAATCCAAAAAGAAAAAAAGTTAACCCATCTAAAAATGACAGCTAACCGGTTGTTATTGACCCTTGGGTTGATCCTGATGATTTTTACTGCCAAATCCCAGGGAACCTTGCCTGTAAAGGCCCTGGCACAAAGTCCTTCTTTTGAAATAGGGGGGCGATTCGGTTATGATTTGCCTCTTTTTAATACGCCCTACAATGAATTGAAGTACAAAGGAGGCAGGAACATCAGTGCTGTTGCTGACTACCATTTTCCCTCCAACTTAGGGATTCGATTGGAATATGCCAACATCCTCACCAGGCCTTTTATCAGAATACCGGATTCAGTGTATTATGCCAAAATAGCGGCGGCTGTCCTAAAGAAGGATTTGCCCGTTCGCCGACATTTCATCGGGATTGGGCCCAGTTATTTGTATCGTCCCGGGGGTGCTAAATTCGGCGTACTGATCGCCCCCATGGCCGGGTATTCGTGGATCTCCGGGGGCGATGCCTATGCCGAAAGCCACGGACCTGAATCGTCCACCCTTCCAGATGTGCAACTGATCAATACCGGATTTAAAAGTTCAAACCCAGCCGCAAAGGTGGATATTGAGTTTTCCTATGCCATCACCGACAACCTCAGTCTTGACCTTGGCTTTTATTACATCAGGCATTTCGGGGTTCGTTTTGACCCCGCTATGGACATCACTCCTCCTGGTGGAAATCCTGGTGTGATCCATGGAGAAAACATATACGATCATACGGTAAATCCATATACATTGACAGACGAATCGCCCTGGGTGATCCGGCAGGACGTGGAAAAACCATGCTGCATGGATCTGGCTTCAGCAGGGGTCAATATGGGTTTAAAATATAAGCTGCATGCTCCTAAACCTCCCGCCTGTAACATCTGCGGATGCCCCAATGATAGCCATAAAGTGGTAGTTACCGTCCGGGACGATCTTTCCAAAAAAGTAATTCCCAATGCCGACGTTGCCATTAAGGATATCAACGGACTTATCATCGCCACAGGCACCACCAATGCCTTTGGGGTAGTCGATTTCGGACAGGTGCCTCATGACAACTACGTTGTGACAGGCATTGTATATGACATTGAAACCACGACAGCCTCTATTTTTGATGAAGAGTTCCTGCCGGATGCCGTGATCAGAAAAGAGGTATTGTACACTGACCTTAGATTCATCCTGAAGGGTAGAACGGTCAACAAAAGCACCCGAGCACCAGAACCCAATGTGGTTGCCTCCCTCACCAACAGGGGAACCGGCGAGGTAAAACAGGACAATTCCGATGGCCTGGGTCAGTTTGCCTTCCGGCTTGAAAAAAATTCAAGCTATGAAGTAGTTGGAATCAAGGAAAACCGGTTGTCAGACATCGAACAGGTTTCCACCCTGGGGTTGTCGAGAAGTACCACCCTGTTTGTAGACCTCGAACTGGGAGTTGATAATTTTGACTGCGGTACCGGTACCGTACTTGATATCAAATATTGCAATGATTGTGATAATCTGAATACGCAAGCCAAAATCGAACTCGACAGGCTGGTCAGGTATATGAAAGACCACCAGATTGGCCGAGTGGAACTCGCATCCCATACCTCAAGCGTAGGGGATTGGGATTACAACATGGGCCTTTCAAGAAGACGGGCTGAAAACGCAGTGGCCTACATCGTTTCCAGGGGAATTCCAAGAGACCGGATCATTGCCAAAGGTTACGGTGAATCCCAATTGAAGAACCGTTGTGCCGATGGCATTGACTGTACCGAAGAGGAACATAGAATAAACAGAAGAACAGAGGCCAAACTGCTTTGTAACTAA
- a CDS encoding lysoplasmalogenase, whose product MNKTSGHSYRYLVWGYLLLSLIHIYATGVENVLLIYITKPLLLTLLSVWLWLNTKDQPTAFSRFVLFGLIFSIGGDTFLMFVEKGPNYFIYGLICFLLAHVAYATGFLKYKSKEKGLLQRNPWVAIFFLVFLIGNTAFLWPGIPADLKIPVTVYSIAIVTMAATAANLSGKIPSQLFTMLFLGVLLFVLSDSMIAINKFNPQGISIPNGRVFIMVTYLAAQYLIALRSLDISRSAEPVN is encoded by the coding sequence ATGAACAAGACTTCCGGCCATTCGTACAGATACCTGGTTTGGGGCTATCTGCTTTTATCTCTTATTCATATCTATGCAACAGGAGTTGAAAATGTCTTGCTGATTTATATTACCAAACCGCTTCTGCTGACTTTGCTGTCCGTTTGGTTATGGCTAAATACAAAGGATCAGCCAACCGCTTTCTCCCGTTTTGTTTTATTCGGTTTGATCTTTTCCATTGGCGGGGATACTTTTCTGATGTTTGTTGAAAAGGGGCCTAATTATTTTATTTACGGGCTCATCTGTTTTTTATTGGCCCATGTGGCCTATGCCACCGGATTTTTAAAATATAAGTCAAAGGAAAAAGGACTTTTACAACGCAACCCCTGGGTGGCCATTTTCTTTTTGGTATTCCTGATTGGCAACACCGCTTTCCTCTGGCCGGGCATACCTGCTGATTTAAAAATCCCGGTGACCGTTTACAGCATAGCTATAGTGACGATGGCCGCTACCGCTGCTAACCTGAGTGGTAAAATTCCTTCCCAATTGTTCACTATGTTATTTCTTGGCGTTTTGCTTTTCGTGCTATCCGATAGTATGATTGCCATCAATAAATTCAATCCTCAAGGGATCAGTATTCCGAATGGGAGAGTGTTTATTATGGTGACTTATCTGGCGGCGCAGTATTTGATTGCCCTCCGCAGCCTTGACATATCCAGGTCGGCTGAGCCTGTAAATTAA
- a CDS encoding CvpA family protein, which translates to MVIDIICLIFAAYGFYLGFSKGIIKTVFTLISIVFGVIAAAKFSPMMTDFLESILNYHHGLMFIAGTLVVFGLTWLLIRILANSLEGILKTGNVNIINQAAGGAIMAFLLVSLFSVFVLFGERAHIIDDTTKKESLTYGVLEAMPDKLMGVSQKLKPVFKEFWEYSINFMDRIEKGGGVEKKSSDTIFDIDEDADSSKR; encoded by the coding sequence ATGGTAATAGATATAATATGTTTGATCTTTGCGGCGTACGGCTTTTACCTGGGTTTTTCCAAGGGAATAATAAAGACCGTATTCACATTAATTTCAATTGTTTTTGGAGTTATTGCGGCGGCTAAGTTTAGCCCAATGATGACGGATTTTTTGGAATCGATCTTAAATTATCATCACGGTTTGATGTTTATAGCGGGTACTTTGGTGGTATTCGGATTGACCTGGCTCCTGATTCGGATTTTGGCCAACAGCCTTGAAGGAATTCTCAAAACAGGAAATGTAAATATTATCAATCAGGCCGCAGGAGGGGCAATAATGGCTTTTTTACTGGTTTCTCTTTTTAGTGTTTTTGTACTCTTCGGCGAACGGGCTCACATCATTGATGATACCACAAAAAAAGAATCGCTGACCTATGGCGTTCTTGAAGCAATGCCTGATAAGCTTATGGGGGTGAGCCAAAAACTCAAACCCGTATTTAAAGAATTTTGGGAATATTCCATCAACTTCATGGACCGTATTGAAAAGGGTGGGGGCGTGGAAAAAAAGAGTTCCGATACCATTTTCGATATTGATGAAGATGCGGATAGCAGTAAAAGGTAG
- a CDS encoding D-2-hydroxyacid dehydrogenase, translated as MIKILANDGIHPDGKMLLEEAGYTVDTTKVAQEDLKDVLPEYDVIIVRSATKVRKDLIDACPKLKIIARGGVGLDNVDHQYAREKGIEVINTPAASSQAVAELSFGHMFSLARHLQNANWEMRNMDAAKFNKLKKDYSNGFQLRGKTLGVIGFGRIGVETARIGLGLGMNVLPYDIIPDLKIAIDVNIYQSETAKLTIKLKTVEMDELLAKSDFISIHVPFSDGPVIGKTEMQKLKDGVILVNTSRGGMIDEEALLEGLESGKIGGAALDVFNNEPTPREAILHHPKISLSPHIGGSTIEAQTNIGLELADKIIAFFGDDK; from the coding sequence ATGATTAAAATTCTCGCAAATGACGGCATTCACCCGGATGGAAAAATGCTGCTCGAAGAAGCTGGTTATACGGTTGATACAACAAAAGTAGCCCAGGAAGACCTCAAAGATGTCTTGCCGGAATACGATGTCATTATCGTACGCAGCGCCACCAAGGTGCGTAAGGACCTGATAGATGCCTGCCCTAAATTGAAAATAATTGCCCGTGGAGGTGTTGGCCTCGATAACGTTGACCACCAGTACGCCCGGGAAAAAGGTATTGAGGTGATCAATACTCCCGCCGCTTCTTCCCAGGCCGTAGCTGAGCTCTCCTTCGGACATATGTTCTCTCTGGCCCGCCATTTACAAAATGCCAATTGGGAAATGCGTAACATGGATGCAGCCAAGTTTAATAAACTTAAAAAAGATTATTCCAACGGTTTCCAGCTGAGAGGAAAAACCCTTGGGGTGATCGGTTTTGGCCGAATTGGAGTGGAAACAGCGAGAATTGGCCTGGGCCTGGGGATGAATGTACTCCCCTACGACATTATTCCTGATCTCAAAATTGCTATTGATGTGAATATTTATCAAAGCGAAACGGCCAAACTGACCATCAAACTCAAAACAGTGGAGATGGACGAACTGCTCGCCAAGAGTGACTTCATCAGTATCCATGTTCCATTTAGCGACGGACCAGTGATCGGGAAAACAGAAATGCAAAAATTGAAAGACGGGGTGATCCTCGTAAACACGTCACGCGGTGGAATGATCGACGAAGAAGCCCTGCTCGAAGGACTTGAAAGCGGAAAAATCGGAGGAGCAGCACTTGATGTATTCAATAATGAGCCTACTCCTCGTGAAGCCATCCTCCACCATCCAAAAATTTCATTGAGCCCTCATATCGGCGGCTCTACCATAGAAGCTCAGACTAACATCGGGCTGGAACTCGCTGATAAGATCATCGCATTTTTTGGTGATGATAAATAA